A region of Ignavibacteriota bacterium DNA encodes the following proteins:
- the rsgA gene encoding ribosome small subunit-dependent GTPase A produces MKFTKEKHLSKHSPIRQSKANKGKLVTNEGKIPDNAMNGTAVSVIGNTVIAEINLGGKMDFVECSVSGKIKSPYQNSTLVAVGDNVIFIPEESDSGEIKKGRVIAIGDRLSKISRRAVGKATNEHVIASNFDILLLLASAFQPSYNKRFIDRLLIAAEIGSVRPVIGLNKIDLTDDVNVFLEDLEIYNKMGIQILTFSASKGIGIDSVIELTKDKTTLFFGPSGIGKSTLVNKLIGNSVQKITEISERTNKGQHTTTFVKMLDLPYGGRIIDSPGVREFAMWDVDKLNLAMHFHDFDDYYLNCKYLPCTHTHEPECAVLEALDNEQIDYERYESYLNILESLEN; encoded by the coding sequence ATGAAATTTACAAAAGAGAAACATTTATCTAAGCATTCACCAATCAGGCAAAGCAAGGCAAATAAAGGAAAACTTGTTACAAATGAGGGTAAAATTCCTGATAATGCCATGAATGGAACTGCTGTATCAGTAATTGGAAATACTGTTATTGCAGAAATAAATTTGGGTGGCAAAATGGATTTTGTTGAATGCAGCGTCTCAGGTAAAATTAAGTCTCCTTATCAAAATTCAACCCTTGTAGCAGTTGGTGACAATGTAATATTCATTCCTGAAGAATCAGATTCAGGGGAAATCAAGAAAGGAAGAGTTATTGCAATTGGTGATAGATTATCAAAAATCAGCCGCAGAGCAGTTGGTAAAGCAACAAACGAACATGTAATTGCATCCAATTTTGACATTTTGCTTCTCCTAGCCTCTGCTTTTCAACCATCATACAATAAGAGATTTATTGATAGACTTTTAATTGCCGCAGAAATTGGTAGTGTCAGACCTGTCATCGGATTGAACAAGATTGATCTAACTGATGATGTTAATGTATTTCTGGAAGATTTAGAAATCTATAATAAAATGGGAATTCAAATTCTGACATTTTCTGCAAGCAAAGGAATTGGAATAGATTCAGTAATTGAATTGACAAAAGATAAAACCACACTTTTTTTCGGTCCATCCGGAATCGGAAAGTCAACTCTTGTCAACAAGCTGATTGGTAATTCAGTTCAAAAGATTACTGAAATCAGCGAAAGAACAAATAAAGGGCAACATACTACAACATTTGTCAAAATGCTTGATTTACCTTATGGTGGGAGGATAATTGACTCTCCCGGTGTCAGGGAATTTGCTATGTGGGATGTTGATAAGCTAAATCTTGCTATGCACTTTCATGATTTTGATGATTATTATCTCAATTGCAAATATTTGCCATGTACCCATACGCACGAACCCGAATGTGCTGTACTTGAAGCTCTCGATAATGAACAAATTGACTACGAAAGATACGAAAGCTATCTTAATATTTTGGAAAGTCTCGAAAACTAA
- a CDS encoding ion transporter, whose protein sequence is MKLGYLDIIIFFLSIYILGALLLDTFFQIHPETSRLLYIIDFGICFIFLIDFFVQFYRAENKLKFMKWGWIDLIASLPALDIFRAGRLFRLVRIFRIIKAFRSVHNILNYIFANKVQGTFTSLSVFVILLIIFSAIAILQLETSPESNIKTAEDAIWWSYVTVTTVGYGDKYPVTTEGRLLAVILITAGVGMFGTFTAYVSSWFVKDKEEEADIKKETN, encoded by the coding sequence ATGAAATTAGGCTATCTTGATATAATAATTTTCTTTCTTTCGATTTATATTCTCGGTGCATTATTATTAGACACTTTTTTTCAGATTCATCCTGAAACCTCAAGGCTTTTATATATAATTGATTTTGGAATATGTTTTATCTTCCTTATTGATTTCTTCGTTCAATTCTATCGTGCTGAGAACAAATTGAAATTTATGAAGTGGGGTTGGATAGATTTAATAGCAAGTCTTCCTGCACTTGACATTTTTAGAGCTGGCAGGCTCTTCAGGCTTGTTAGAATTTTCCGAATAATTAAAGCATTCAGGTCTGTACACAATATTTTGAATTATATTTTTGCAAATAAGGTACAAGGTACTTTTACATCATTGTCTGTATTTGTTATCTTGCTTATTATTTTTTCTGCAATTGCTATACTTCAGCTTGAAACTTCACCTGAAAGTAACATAAAAACTGCTGAAGACGCTATATGGTGGTCTTATGTTACTGTTACAACCGTTGGCTATGGTGATAAATACCCCGTCACTACTGAAGGCAGATTATTAGCAGTGATTTTGATAACAGCTGGTGTTGGTATGTTCGGTACTTTTACAGCTTATGTATCATCATGGTTTGTTAAGGATAAAGAAGAAGAAGCTGATATTAAGAAAGAAACGAATTAG
- a CDS encoding NAD-dependent epimerase/dehydratase family protein — MKKILVTGALGQIGTELVVALRTKYGAENVIASDIRQIPNHILSEGGPFVVLDVTKPDDIRRIIIKYDIDTIFHLAAILSAVGERDPNLCWNVNMNGTINILDMSVRYELSRIIVPSSIAVWGKGVPKYDVPQESVLKPTSMYGVTKVAGELLCDYYVSKYGLDCRGLRYPGIISSETLPGGGTTDYAVEIFYEAVKNNYYNCFLREDTELPMMYMPDCIKATIDLAEAEYSKLVHHSDFNVASMTFDPKILADEIRKHQPDFKIDYNPDYRQAIADSWPASIDDSSARDEWGWSPSYDLASMTKDMLEKLHIKHKDGLI, encoded by the coding sequence ATGAAGAAAATACTTGTTACCGGGGCTCTTGGGCAGATCGGTACTGAACTTGTTGTAGCCTTACGTACAAAATATGGTGCAGAAAATGTAATAGCGTCAGATATCAGGCAAATACCGAACCATATTTTGTCTGAAGGTGGTCCATTTGTAGTTTTGGACGTCACTAAACCGGATGATATCAGAAGAATTATCATCAAATACGATATTGATACAATATTCCATTTAGCAGCAATATTGTCGGCAGTTGGTGAGCGTGACCCGAACCTTTGCTGGAATGTAAATATGAACGGCACAATTAACATTCTCGATATGAGTGTACGATATGAACTTTCACGGATAATTGTTCCAAGCTCGATTGCTGTATGGGGCAAGGGAGTTCCAAAATATGATGTCCCACAGGAAAGTGTTTTAAAACCGACTTCGATGTATGGTGTGACCAAGGTAGCAGGCGAATTGTTATGTGACTATTATGTATCTAAATACGGGCTCGATTGCAGAGGATTAAGATATCCGGGTATTATATCTTCTGAAACATTACCGGGTGGTGGAACTACAGATTATGCAGTTGAAATTTTCTACGAAGCAGTAAAAAATAATTATTACAACTGCTTTTTGAGAGAAGATACCGAGCTACCGATGATGTATATGCCGGACTGCATCAAAGCAACAATAGATTTAGCTGAAGCAGAATATTCAAAACTTGTTCATCACAGCGATTTCAATGTTGCCTCTATGACATTTGACCCAAAAATACTTGCTGATGAAATTCGCAAACATCAACCTGACTTCAAAATAGATTATAATCCTGATTATCGCCAGGCAATTGCGGATTCCTGGCCCGCTTCAATTGACGACTCATCTGCACGAGATGAGTGGGGCTGGTCACCATCTTATGATTTAGCTTCAATGACAAAAGATATGCTTGAGAAGCTTCATATCAAGCATAAGGATGGATTAATCTGA
- a CDS encoding PH domain-containing protein: MGHIDHAIETAKFNPNIKTYLLLYVGLILFSTIIGIPLLLIWFLGFGQYVCQRYYENLTCNLTERHLEFRKGYLFRVEKTIPLDNIQDLTFIENPLLKIFDLRILKIETAGQSNPAGSDMKLIGIIDTYEFKTRVLNQRDSLQNRNSANPEFHNMGKSSNEILIEIRDLLMEIRDKN; the protein is encoded by the coding sequence ATGGGACATATAGATCATGCAATTGAAACAGCAAAATTTAATCCTAATATTAAGACATACCTTTTGCTGTATGTTGGACTAATCTTATTCTCAACAATCATTGGTATTCCGCTGTTATTAATATGGTTTTTGGGATTTGGGCAGTATGTATGCCAAAGATATTATGAAAATTTAACTTGCAATCTGACAGAGCGTCATCTTGAGTTTCGCAAAGGATACTTATTCAGAGTAGAGAAAACCATTCCTTTAGATAATATCCAGGATTTGACCTTTATCGAAAATCCATTGCTAAAAATATTTGATTTGCGTATTCTGAAAATTGAAACAGCCGGACAGAGCAATCCGGCAGGCAGTGATATGAAATTAATTGGCATAATTGATACTTATGAATTCAAAACAAGGGTATTGAATCAGAGAGACAGTTTGCAAAATCGTAATTCTGCAAATCCGGAATTTCATAATATGGGCAAAAGTTCAAATGAAATCCTGATTGAAATCAGAGACTTACTAATGGAAATACGGGATAAAAATTAA
- a CDS encoding CMP deaminase → MKNRPDWDQLYITMCYLIGMRSKDPATHVGSVIVDSDNVLVSTGYNSLPRGIESDTDQKRLSREGGEKYFWIEHAERNAIYNAARRGTILKGCKLYVPWTPCTDCARAIIQTGISDVIIHQNGQDFYDLHTNGKWIESYKKTQTMFLEAGVRARYVDCKIVNPEIYMNGQFFDN, encoded by the coding sequence ATGAAAAATCGTCCTGATTGGGATCAGCTTTATATAACGATGTGTTATTTAATAGGAATGAGGAGCAAAGACCCGGCTACTCATGTAGGCTCTGTCATTGTAGATTCGGATAATGTCTTGGTTTCGACCGGATATAATTCTCTTCCACGTGGAATTGAATCGGATACCGACCAAAAAAGACTTTCACGCGAAGGCGGTGAGAAGTATTTCTGGATTGAACACGCGGAAAGAAATGCCATATATAATGCTGCAAGAAGAGGAACCATTCTCAAAGGCTGTAAGCTATATGTACCTTGGACACCTTGCACAGACTGCGCCCGCGCTATAATTCAAACAGGTATTTCTGATGTAATCATTCACCAAAACGGACAAGATTTCTATGATTTGCATACTAACGGGAAATGGATAGAATCTTATAAGAAAACTCAGACAATGTTCTTGGAAGCAGGTGTGAGAGCCAGATATGTAGATTGCAAAATTGTCAATCCGGAAATATATATGAACGGTCAGTTTTTTGACAATTAA
- the ffh gene encoding signal recognition particle protein — MFENLQEKLELALKKFRGQAVISDENINEAMREIRRALLEADVNINVAKKLVDEVSKKAVGREVRGKLLPEQLIVKIVHDELVEIMGKKMTELTFSSQSPTVVLVAGLQGSGKTTFCGKLAKSLKKKGKQPLLVACDIYRPAAILQLQQLAADVKVPVYKEDSLDAVQIAKNAIAYARKFGRDTVIVDTAGRLTIDEQMMAEVRNISDAVKPTETLFVLDSMIGQDAVNTAKAFHDSLTLTGVVLTKMDGDTRGGAALSVLEVVGKPIKFVSMGEKLDSLEPFHPERIASRILGMGDVLTLVEKAEQQFDQKQAEALEEKIRKNQFTFDDFLEQLKMIQKMGSIKDLLGMIPGMDKQMKNVQIDDSAFKRVEAIIYSMTKEERRAPKIINGSRRMRIAKGSGTKVQDVNKLLKQFEEMQKIMKSMAQGKKSRFMPKIPGFGM; from the coding sequence ATGTTTGAGAATCTACAAGAAAAACTTGAACTTGCACTGAAGAAATTCAGAGGACAAGCAGTAATAAGCGATGAGAACATCAATGAAGCTATGCGTGAGATACGCAGAGCTTTACTTGAAGCTGATGTTAATATAAATGTAGCTAAAAAGTTAGTTGATGAAGTCTCCAAAAAAGCAGTAGGTCGTGAAGTTCGCGGCAAACTTCTTCCTGAGCAGCTCATAGTAAAAATTGTACATGATGAATTAGTAGAAATCATGGGCAAGAAGATGACAGAGCTAACGTTCTCATCTCAATCGCCTACTGTGGTGCTTGTTGCCGGCTTACAAGGTTCTGGTAAAACTACTTTCTGCGGAAAACTTGCAAAGAGTCTGAAGAAAAAAGGCAAACAGCCACTTCTAGTTGCTTGTGATATTTACAGACCTGCAGCGATATTGCAACTCCAACAGCTTGCCGCTGATGTAAAGGTTCCTGTTTATAAGGAAGATTCTCTTGATGCTGTTCAGATTGCTAAAAATGCAATAGCATACGCCAGAAAATTTGGACGTGATACTGTAATTGTAGATACCGCAGGACGTCTGACTATTGATGAACAGATGATGGCTGAAGTTCGTAATATTTCTGATGCTGTTAAACCTACTGAAACGTTATTTGTCTTAGACTCAATGATTGGTCAGGATGCTGTAAATACTGCTAAAGCATTCCATGATAGTTTGACACTCACAGGTGTTGTACTTACCAAAATGGATGGCGATACACGTGGTGGTGCTGCATTATCAGTTTTGGAAGTAGTCGGAAAACCGATTAAATTCGTAAGTATGGGTGAAAAACTTGACTCTCTCGAACCCTTTCACCCTGAGCGTATTGCTTCACGTATTTTAGGTATGGGTGATGTTCTGACTCTTGTTGAAAAAGCAGAGCAACAATTCGACCAAAAGCAAGCAGAAGCGCTGGAAGAAAAAATCCGAAAAAATCAATTTACTTTTGATGATTTTCTCGAACAGCTAAAAATGATACAAAAAATGGGCTCCATCAAGGATTTATTAGGCATGATTCCCGGAATGGACAAACAAATGAAAAATGTACAGATTGATGATTCTGCTTTTAAAAGAGTTGAAGCAATCATTTACTCAATGACAAAAGAAGAGCGTCGTGCTCCAAAAATTATAAACGGTTCACGCAGAATGAGAATTGCAAAAGGCAGCGGGACAAAAGTTCAGGATGTTAATAAGCTTCTCAAGCAATTTGAAGA